The Henckelia pumila isolate YLH828 chromosome 2, ASM3356847v2, whole genome shotgun sequence genome includes a window with the following:
- the LOC140877567 gene encoding uncharacterized protein has product MKRIFLEKYFPASRAANIRKEIYGIKQYTGKSLHEYWERFKKLCASYPQHHISENQLIQLFNEGLLSHDRNMLDAASGGVFVDKIPVQTRNLIENMAANSHQFGTNRSDHAPRRGNEETRTVVNPRENVRAITLRSGKELKVNEEVVKEPVQNEYEEKSKVEEDELIQEAPRALKESRKDEGIKGLYEVFRRYEVNIPLLDDIKQVPRYAKYLKKMCIVKRKQKLKGCQKVELGEQVSAVIQRKAPEKCKDPGPLNKIEIVIQMADRSTINPRGVIKDVFVQVGDLVFPADFYFDGEIVKFHIFYTLKIPGCESIVNNIEINDHLSQEHTKDVPKTEPKLPSDRSKGIPKKSMKRKHGTKLTGKFLR; this is encoded by the exons ATGAAAAGAATTTTTCTAGAGAAGTACTTCCCAGCTTCTAGAGCCGCAAATATaaggaaggaaatctatgggatAAAGCAATACACAGGGAAATCActtcatgaatactgggagcggttcaaaaagctttgtgctagctatCCGCAACATCATATAAgtgaaaaccaattaattcaattGTTCAATGAAGGTTTATTGTCTCATGACAGGAATATGCTggatgcggccagtggaggagtttttgtggataaaaTTCCAGTCCAAACAAGGAACTtgatagagaatatggctgccaattctcatcaatttggcaccaacaggaGTGATCATGCGCCCAGACGAGGCAATGAG gaaactcgA ACTGTGGTGAATCCAAGGGAGAATGTGAGGGCAATCaccttgaggagtggaaaggagTTGAAGGTTAATGAAGAAGTGGTGAAAGAACCAGTACAGAACGAGTATGAAGAGAAATCCAAGGTAGAGGAGGATGAGTTAATTCAAGAAgcaccaagag cattgaAAGAGTCTAGGAAGGATGAAGGAATTAAGGGGTTGTATGAAGTTTTTCGTAGATATGAGGTCAATATTCCTTTGTTAGATGATATCAAAcaagtacctcgctatgctaaatatttgaaaaagatgTGTATTGTAAAGAGAAAACAAAAACTGAAGGGGTGTCAGAAAGTTGAATTAGGAGAACAGGTTTCTGCTGTCATTCAGAGGAAGGCACCtgaaaaatgcaaggatccag GGCctttaaataaaattgaaattgtAATCCAAatggctgatagatctactaTTAATCCTAGAGGTGTGATAAAGGATGTTTTTGTGCAAGTTGGTGACTTGGTTTTTCCTGCTGATTTCTAT TTTGATGGGGAGATTGTTAAGTTCCATATCTTTTATACCTTGAAAATTCCTGGCTGTGAAAGTATTGTTAATAATATTGAAATCAATGATCACTTGTCACAAGAACACACGAAGGAT GTACCTAAAACTGAGCCAAAACTTCCTTCGGATCGATCAAAAGGAATCCCCAAGAAATCTATGAAGAGGAAGCATGGGACGAAATTAACTGGAAAATTTCTCAGGTGA